A genomic segment from Armatimonadota bacterium encodes:
- a CDS encoding phosphotransferase: MPIRYNPYAQRYPLWLKGNLHAHTTLSDGELPPDDMLDAFVRRGYDFVALTDHDVVALPNEQHPPQILFLPGVEHSAQQHILRINVASTLPHDLSYQSVIDLTVQEGGLVILNHPNWGENFDHWRDTQLLHLERYHGIEIYNNVIEYLEGSSYALDRWDRLLSAGKQVWGYANEDTHRTLQIGSAWNAVNVRERSKEAVLEALKEGRFYASTGVVIEEITVEDSIYRVRTQNARELRLVTLQGQVIERVSGSQAVFSLSKARIYARVEALGEGQARAWTQPVFLE, from the coding sequence ATGCCGATACGATATAACCCGTATGCACAACGTTATCCGCTCTGGCTCAAAGGCAACCTGCACGCACACACCACCCTCAGCGATGGCGAACTGCCTCCCGATGACATGCTGGACGCTTTCGTCCGGCGGGGCTATGACTTTGTGGCACTTACCGACCACGATGTGGTGGCTCTCCCCAACGAACAACATCCTCCGCAGATTCTCTTCCTGCCCGGGGTGGAACACAGCGCGCAGCAACACATCCTGCGTATCAATGTGGCTTCTACCCTGCCTCATGACCTCAGCTACCAATCGGTGATAGACCTGACAGTGCAAGAGGGCGGTCTGGTCATCCTGAATCATCCCAACTGGGGGGAAAACTTCGACCACTGGCGCGACACGCAACTGCTGCATCTGGAACGGTATCACGGCATTGAAATCTATAATAACGTGATTGAGTACCTGGAAGGCAGTTCGTACGCCCTGGACCGCTGGGACAGGTTGCTTTCGGCGGGCAAACAGGTATGGGGCTACGCCAATGAAGATACCCACCGTACCCTGCAGATAGGTTCGGCGTGGAACGCGGTCAACGTGCGAGAACGCAGTAAAGAGGCGGTTCTGGAAGCGTTGAAAGAAGGCAGGTTTTACGCCTCTACCGGTGTCGTGATAGAGGAGATCACGGTAGAAGATAGCATCTATCGGGTACGCACGCAAAACGCAAGGGAACTGCGTCTGGTGACCCTGCAGGGACAGGTTATAGAGCGTGTGAGCGGTAGTCAAGCGGTCTTCTCCCTGAGTAAAGCACGCATCTATGCTCGCGTGGAAGCGCTTGGCGAAGGACAGGCTCGTGCATGGACACAACCGGTGTTTCTGGAGTAG
- a CDS encoding glycosyl transferase family 1: MRVLLFSKAAVRAAYHKQYEYIAAQPEVQELIVVVPPYWKEPHVGRLVLEEVHPRHYRLEVTPLRWNGQYHLYYAPQLPRLIREFRPDLVHLDEEVYNFATYHAALAAKGSGAHAVAFCWQNIYRRYPPPFCWLEKALARRLSGVIAGNADAAQVLVRKGFRIPMDIIPQYGVDIERFAPAPPPASPPFRVGYLGRLVPAKGIDVLLESLRECPHSCEAWIGGEGDDSVWKAQAERLGIAHRVHWVGAVPSTQVADFLRTLHVLVLPSRTTPRWKEQFGRVLVEAMACGVPVIGSDSGEIPRVIGEAGLVFREGDAHQLAQHLRVLSEQTELWQELSQAARERAVRQFSMKKVAAEYVTFWKLVMRKNKTLTPTFQSG; this comes from the coding sequence ATGCGTGTCTTGCTCTTCTCGAAAGCTGCCGTCCGTGCTGCTTACCACAAACAGTACGAATATATCGCGGCTCAGCCCGAAGTGCAGGAACTGATAGTGGTCGTGCCCCCATACTGGAAAGAGCCGCACGTCGGACGATTGGTACTGGAAGAGGTGCATCCCCGCCATTACCGGTTAGAGGTCACTCCCCTTCGCTGGAACGGTCAGTACCACCTGTACTACGCCCCCCAGCTGCCCCGCCTGATTCGTGAGTTTCGTCCCGACCTGGTACACCTCGACGAAGAGGTGTACAACTTCGCAACCTATCACGCTGCGCTGGCAGCCAAAGGTTCAGGCGCGCACGCGGTTGCCTTCTGCTGGCAGAACATCTACCGCCGCTATCCTCCCCCCTTCTGCTGGTTGGAGAAGGCTCTTGCCCGAAGGCTCAGCGGAGTGATCGCTGGAAACGCCGACGCCGCACAGGTGCTCGTGCGAAAGGGGTTCCGCATCCCGATGGACATCATCCCGCAATATGGGGTGGATATCGAGAGGTTTGCGCCTGCCCCACCCCCTGCTTCACCGCCGTTTCGCGTGGGCTATCTGGGGAGACTGGTGCCCGCGAAGGGAATAGACGTGTTGCTGGAAAGCCTGCGGGAGTGTCCCCACAGCTGCGAGGCATGGATCGGCGGAGAGGGCGACGATTCGGTATGGAAGGCTCAGGCGGAGAGGTTGGGTATCGCGCACCGCGTACACTGGGTGGGTGCAGTTCCTTCCACACAGGTAGCGGATTTCTTGCGCACGTTGCATGTGCTGGTATTGCCCTCCCGCACCACGCCGCGCTGGAAGGAGCAGTTCGGCAGGGTGCTGGTGGAGGCAATGGCGTGTGGGGTGCCCGTCATCGGTTCCGATAGTGGCGAGATACCGCGCGTTATCGGTGAAGCAGGACTGGTTTTTCGGGAAGGAGATGCGCACCAGCTGGCGCAACATCTCCGTGTGCTCTCGGAACAGACGGAGTTGTGGCAGGAGCTCTCTCAGGCGGCGAGGGAGCGCGCCGTAAGGCAATTCAGCATGAAAAAAGTGGCTGCGGAGTACGTGACATTCTGGAAGTTGGTGATGAGAAAGAACAAAACGTTGACTCCAACCTTCCAGAGTGGGTAA
- a CDS encoding tetracycline resistance MFS efflux pump, whose product MPDRLKSAKQVVTFTIFLDLLGFGLIIPQLQYYADAFHATPAFIGMIQAIYSLMQFLFAPFWGRLSDRVGRRPVLLVSIAGSVVSYILFALARDAWTIFFSRLLAGITAANLSAAQAYISDITPPQERTRAMGLIGAAFGVGFILGPAVGGLLGTWGGNFAIGMGGAILASMNWLSAFWRLPESLSPEKRRRTGEWYALPLRDLPRILAIPHVGLLALVLFVAVFAIANLESTFVLLAKHRYGLDQRECGYLFAYLGMMGVVVQGGLVGRLSARFGENRLLLGGYLMQVPALLLIPFMPSTGWLLVALAMMAVGGGVAGPSLNSLLSKLAPADRRGEVFGVTQSLGSLARVFGPAWGGWSFGHLGMGAPYVTAAMLMLFASAMVMWWLASAMPVASTSG is encoded by the coding sequence GTGCCAGACCGGTTGAAATCTGCGAAACAGGTTGTGACCTTTACTATCTTTTTAGACCTGCTGGGTTTTGGACTCATTATTCCGCAGTTGCAGTATTACGCAGATGCCTTTCATGCTACCCCTGCCTTTATCGGCATGATTCAGGCGATCTACTCGCTGATGCAATTCCTTTTTGCGCCCTTCTGGGGCAGGTTGTCGGACAGGGTGGGGCGCCGTCCAGTGCTGCTAGTGAGCATCGCAGGCTCTGTGGTTTCGTATATTCTGTTCGCGCTGGCGCGTGATGCATGGACCATCTTTTTCTCACGCCTGCTGGCTGGTATCACCGCCGCCAATCTTTCCGCCGCGCAGGCATATATTTCCGACATCACCCCCCCGCAGGAGCGTACCCGTGCCATGGGGCTGATTGGCGCAGCGTTTGGGGTCGGTTTTATTCTCGGCCCGGCGGTTGGTGGCCTGCTGGGGACGTGGGGAGGGAACTTCGCTATTGGTATGGGAGGCGCGATACTGGCAAGCATGAACTGGCTCAGCGCGTTCTGGCGGCTCCCCGAAAGCCTGTCACCTGAAAAACGACGACGCACGGGTGAGTGGTACGCCTTGCCTCTGCGCGACCTGCCACGTATTCTGGCGATACCACATGTAGGCTTGTTGGCTCTGGTGTTGTTCGTCGCCGTTTTTGCGATTGCCAACCTCGAGTCGACCTTTGTCTTGCTGGCAAAGCACCGCTACGGTTTAGACCAGCGCGAATGCGGCTACCTGTTCGCTTATCTGGGCATGATGGGTGTGGTGGTGCAGGGCGGTTTGGTCGGCAGGCTAAGCGCGCGATTCGGTGAGAATCGCCTGCTCCTCGGTGGTTATCTGATGCAGGTGCCTGCTCTGCTGTTGATCCCTTTCATGCCATCCACAGGCTGGCTCCTGGTGGCGCTGGCGATGATGGCAGTGGGAGGGGGCGTTGCCGGACCTAGTCTGAACAGCTTGCTTTCCAAACTGGCGCCCGCCGACCGTCGCGGCGAAGTATTCGGAGTCACACAATCGCTGGGCAGTCTGGCTCGCGTGTTCGGACCTGCATGGGGTGGGTGGAGCTTTGGACATCTGGGCATGGGTGCGCCCTACGTGACCGCTGCCATGCTGATGCTTTTCGCCAGCGCGATGGTCATGTGGTGGCTGGCAAGCGCGATGCCCGTAGCATCGACGTCGGGATAA
- a CDS encoding tRNA (guanine(10)-N(2))-dimethyltransferase: protein MSEEQVQLQEGQARFVVPVELFFNPRARLARDFGVLAMRAEAELQERRLHVIDLMAGIGTRGIRYALEAPVERLVLNDGNPAAVEAIRHNLGINTIPPDVQVEVTCEQVHRLCYAMRLRDERFDWVDLDAFGSPSVYWHAASLVPRWDGVLYLTATDMAALCGKLREPAIRHYGAVTRAWECADEIGARVLIGALQQSAGERGLYYDPLFVLDEGYAMRIAVRLRYGSSSFPTQHIGWLVQCMGCFSQTTLPLHVTVGRCRVCGSEDVQWAGPLWTGSLYDAEFLHLMSVEARKAGHQALLRLLRLMVDEADSPAGYYAVPELGKRTRLGHLPPIDALVQQLRREGYVASRTHFETAGFKTNAPYPVTQCIAQQL, encoded by the coding sequence ATGAGTGAAGAGCAGGTACAGCTGCAGGAAGGACAGGCTCGCTTCGTCGTGCCGGTAGAGCTTTTCTTCAACCCTCGCGCTCGTCTCGCGAGGGATTTCGGCGTGCTGGCGATGCGCGCAGAAGCAGAGCTGCAGGAACGGCGCTTGCACGTGATTGACCTGATGGCAGGAATCGGCACACGAGGCATCCGGTATGCGCTGGAAGCACCCGTAGAACGCCTTGTGTTGAACGATGGCAACCCGGCAGCGGTAGAGGCAATCCGGCACAATCTGGGGATCAACACCATTCCTCCTGATGTGCAGGTAGAAGTGACCTGCGAGCAGGTGCATCGCCTGTGTTACGCCATGCGCCTGCGCGATGAACGCTTCGACTGGGTGGACCTGGATGCTTTCGGTAGCCCTTCCGTGTACTGGCACGCCGCATCGCTGGTCCCTCGCTGGGATGGCGTGCTGTATCTGACGGCAACCGATATGGCAGCACTGTGTGGTAAACTGCGCGAGCCGGCTATACGCCACTACGGAGCCGTGACCCGCGCGTGGGAGTGTGCGGACGAAATCGGCGCCAGAGTGCTCATCGGAGCCTTACAACAAAGTGCAGGAGAGCGCGGATTATACTATGACCCCCTCTTTGTGCTGGATGAGGGCTACGCGATGCGGATCGCCGTACGCTTGCGTTATGGCTCTTCCTCGTTTCCCACGCAGCACATCGGCTGGTTGGTGCAGTGTATGGGATGCTTTAGCCAGACTACCCTGCCCCTGCACGTGACGGTAGGCAGATGTCGCGTGTGCGGTAGTGAAGACGTACAGTGGGCGGGACCGCTGTGGACAGGTTCGCTCTACGACGCGGAGTTCTTGCACCTCATGAGCGTGGAGGCGCGCAAGGCAGGACATCAGGCGCTGCTGAGGCTGCTACGGCTCATGGTGGATGAAGCGGATTCACCCGCTGGCTACTATGCTGTGCCGGAGCTGGGCAAACGCACTCGTCTGGGTCACCTGCCCCCTATAGATGCACTGGTGCAGCAGCTGCGTCGGGAGGGATACGTCGCCTCACGCACTCATTTTGAAACCGCTGGCTTCAAGACCAACGCCCCCTATCCTGTGACTCAGTGTATCGCACAGCAGCTGTAA
- a CDS encoding tricorn protease, with the protein MKRAAIALWCAFCIFLAPVRLWAQLPVPPVQPIMGARMPALSPDGKRIAFVYRGDVWVAPATGGQATPLTRHVEMDAFPLFSPDGRWIAFSSLRNGNWDIFVVPADGGEVRQLTYHANSEIAYGWSPDGKYLLFSSVRDTTNNTLFALDVRTLRFKKLTEDYASINYPSYSPDGKMVVYGRYGFHWTRPRYVGSAAAQIWLLDLTRNTRRALTNSNRQHLWTKFLPDGKSLLTVTIGEETPSVSKLGTTIPKIVDSPSRTPNLWIFDLEGRGRQWTFFTGGSVRFPTVALRTGDIAFEYEHDLWLLPAGSRHPQKIVLYAAEDEKQNTRRREVLTSGVTEAEPSPDGKVFAFGLRGDIWTVLIDKPKGVAGRSAEIARRLTDWAGDDSDFVWSADGKKLYFTSDREFNTRLYELDIETLQVKPLWNRSEDVTNPRLSPDGKQLGFWVSGSEGGLYVLTLETGEVKRLAKVPGTHWYGLGGGQFTWSPDMRWVAFTYRGEDLAWNIWIVPATGGDAVNVTHLNAYHSQPAWSPDGKYLFFQSDRDGNGLYVLPLKEEPARTVDTDLKFEKPKEKVVVEIDFQDIQRRIRKVVNQNPQSDLTVSSEGLILFLSEGDIWSVSYDGKETKRLTTGGGISSLRVSPDGKRLFFIRNGELWTMKLEGNNPQEKVTFTADWDRDVRAERRAAFTQFWRSYHRGFYDANFHGRDWEAIRKRYEPLLDAVETREEFATLLQMMVGELEASHSEVSPAPGGNPSPVTPHLGFTFDYSYEGPGIKVGKVPQGAPGSYPQTRIREGEYVLAINGQDVTLDENLWKLINDKQGREFEFLVNSKPSKDGARVVKYRVLSSGEWGDLIYRNRIERLRKYTDEKSGGKIGYVHISGMGFGNQVQFEREVYEQVVGKQAMIIDVRFNGGGNISDTLVDWLERKPHGFYRPRDGAVEPAPSRAWDKPIIVLMNEHSYSNAEMFPYAMRTKGLAKLVGMPTPGYVIWTWGLQLVDGTGARMPQSGVYRLDGTPMENIGEKPDVQVWMSPDDWLAERDPQLDKAIEMLMR; encoded by the coding sequence ATGAAACGAGCGGCTATTGCTTTGTGGTGCGCGTTTTGCATCTTCTTGGCGCCTGTACGGCTCTGGGCACAGCTGCCCGTGCCCCCTGTTCAGCCCATCATGGGGGCGCGTATGCCTGCCCTCAGTCCCGATGGCAAGCGAATCGCCTTCGTGTACCGCGGAGATGTGTGGGTCGCTCCTGCGACGGGTGGACAGGCAACGCCTCTTACTCGCCATGTGGAGATGGATGCTTTTCCGCTCTTCTCGCCCGACGGCAGATGGATTGCTTTCTCCAGCCTGCGCAACGGCAACTGGGACATTTTTGTGGTGCCAGCAGACGGAGGGGAGGTGCGACAGTTAACCTATCACGCGAACAGCGAAATCGCGTATGGCTGGAGCCCCGATGGCAAGTATCTGCTGTTCTCTTCGGTGCGCGATACCACGAACAACACGCTCTTTGCACTGGATGTGCGCACGTTGCGCTTCAAGAAGCTAACTGAGGACTACGCCTCTATCAACTATCCGAGCTACTCGCCGGATGGCAAGATGGTGGTGTATGGGCGGTATGGTTTCCACTGGACCCGCCCACGTTATGTGGGATCAGCCGCGGCACAAATCTGGCTACTGGACCTGACCAGAAACACGCGCCGTGCTCTGACAAACAGTAACCGCCAGCACCTGTGGACGAAGTTCCTGCCCGACGGCAAGAGCCTGCTCACCGTCACCATCGGCGAGGAAACACCCTCGGTTAGCAAGCTGGGCACCACCATTCCCAAGATTGTGGACAGCCCCAGCCGAACCCCCAATCTGTGGATATTCGATCTGGAAGGACGTGGCAGGCAATGGACCTTCTTTACCGGCGGCTCGGTGCGCTTTCCGACAGTAGCCCTGCGCACCGGTGATATCGCCTTCGAGTATGAACATGACCTGTGGTTGCTGCCTGCTGGCTCACGTCATCCGCAAAAAATCGTGCTCTATGCTGCCGAAGACGAAAAGCAGAACACCCGACGGCGCGAGGTGCTGACCTCCGGCGTCACTGAGGCGGAACCTTCGCCCGACGGTAAAGTGTTCGCCTTTGGACTGCGTGGCGACATCTGGACGGTGCTTATCGACAAACCGAAGGGTGTTGCGGGGCGCAGTGCGGAAATTGCCCGTCGCCTCACCGACTGGGCGGGGGATGACTCGGATTTCGTGTGGTCGGCGGACGGTAAGAAGCTCTACTTCACCTCTGACCGCGAGTTCAATACACGCCTGTACGAGCTGGATATCGAGACTTTGCAGGTGAAACCCCTCTGGAACCGGTCAGAAGATGTTACCAATCCACGCCTTTCTCCCGACGGCAAGCAGCTGGGCTTCTGGGTGTCAGGGAGCGAGGGGGGATTGTATGTGCTGACCCTGGAGACCGGCGAAGTCAAGCGACTGGCGAAGGTGCCCGGCACACACTGGTACGGCTTGGGCGGTGGCCAGTTCACCTGGTCGCCCGATATGCGCTGGGTGGCGTTTACCTATCGCGGAGAAGACCTGGCGTGGAATATCTGGATCGTGCCCGCCACAGGAGGTGACGCGGTGAACGTCACCCATCTGAACGCTTACCACAGTCAGCCTGCCTGGTCTCCTGACGGCAAGTACCTTTTCTTCCAGAGCGACCGCGATGGGAACGGGCTGTATGTCCTGCCGCTCAAAGAGGAACCTGCCCGTACGGTGGATACCGACCTCAAGTTCGAGAAGCCTAAGGAAAAGGTTGTCGTAGAGATTGATTTTCAGGATATCCAGCGGCGGATTCGCAAGGTGGTCAATCAGAATCCACAGTCAGACCTCACAGTAAGCAGCGAAGGGCTGATCCTTTTCCTCTCCGAGGGTGATATTTGGTCGGTGTCGTACGACGGCAAGGAGACCAAGCGGCTCACGACCGGCGGAGGAATATCCAGCCTGCGTGTATCCCCTGATGGCAAGCGGCTTTTCTTCATCCGCAACGGCGAGTTGTGGACGATGAAGCTGGAAGGCAATAACCCGCAAGAGAAGGTCACCTTCACCGCAGACTGGGACCGCGACGTGCGTGCTGAGCGCAGGGCGGCGTTTACGCAGTTCTGGCGCAGCTACCATCGCGGCTTCTACGATGCCAACTTCCACGGCAGGGACTGGGAAGCCATTCGCAAGCGCTACGAGCCTTTGCTGGACGCCGTCGAGACCCGCGAGGAGTTTGCTACCCTGCTTCAGATGATGGTCGGCGAGCTGGAAGCTTCCCATTCGGAAGTCTCTCCTGCCCCCGGCGGCAATCCCAGCCCCGTCACACCGCATCTGGGCTTCACCTTCGATTACAGCTACGAAGGACCCGGAATCAAGGTGGGCAAAGTGCCACAGGGCGCACCCGGCTCCTATCCGCAAACACGCATCCGCGAGGGCGAGTACGTACTGGCGATTAATGGGCAGGATGTTACCCTTGACGAGAACCTGTGGAAGCTCATCAACGACAAACAGGGGCGTGAGTTCGAGTTTCTGGTCAACTCTAAGCCCAGCAAGGATGGCGCGAGGGTGGTCAAGTATCGTGTGCTCAGCTCGGGCGAGTGGGGTGACCTCATCTACCGCAACCGCATCGAGCGCCTGCGCAAATACACCGACGAAAAAAGCGGCGGCAAAATCGGATACGTGCACATCTCGGGCATGGGCTTTGGTAATCAGGTGCAGTTCGAGCGTGAAGTGTACGAGCAGGTCGTCGGCAAGCAGGCGATGATCATCGACGTGCGCTTCAACGGAGGGGGCAATATCTCCGACACGCTGGTGGACTGGCTGGAGCGTAAGCCGCACGGTTTCTACCGTCCGCGTGACGGTGCGGTGGAGCCTGCTCCGAGCCGCGCCTGGGACAAGCCCATCATCGTGCTGATGAACGAACACAGCTACTCTAACGCGGAGATGTTCCCCTACGCCATGCGTACCAAGGGGCTGGCAAAGCTGGTGGGCATGCCTACACCTGGATACGTTATCTGGACGTGGGGACTGCAACTGGTGGACGGCACGGGGGCGCGAATGCCGCAAAGTGGTGTCTACCGCCTAGACGGTACGCCAATGGAAAACATCGGCGAGAAGCCTGATGTGCAGGTGTGGATGAGCCCGGACGATTGGCTGGCTGAGCGCGACCCCCAGCTGGACAAGGCGATAGAGATGCTGATGCGGTAG
- a CDS encoding transcriptional repressor, whose amino-acid sequence MRNTRQRQVVLDIVRSTDAHPTADWVYEQARKIIPNISLGTVYRLLGRLEEEGLVVHLEAGSRKSRFDGQPGAHQHIVCERCGRITDVPDVVDQAAIEHLQQLTGYRVSVHRVEWFGICPECQQA is encoded by the coding sequence ATGCGCAACACAAGGCAACGACAGGTGGTTCTGGACATCGTGCGCAGCACCGATGCCCACCCCACGGCGGACTGGGTGTATGAGCAGGCGCGGAAGATCATACCCAACATCAGTCTGGGTACAGTGTATCGCCTGTTAGGGCGCCTGGAGGAAGAGGGGCTGGTCGTTCATCTGGAAGCCGGATCCCGCAAGAGCCGCTTTGATGGGCAACCCGGTGCGCACCAGCACATTGTGTGCGAGCGCTGTGGACGCATTACAGACGTTCCTGACGTCGTAGATCAAGCAGCGATCGAACACCTTCAACAGCTCACTGGCTACCGGGTGAGCGTGCATCGTGTAGAGTGGTTTGGCATCTGTCCGGAATGTCAGCAGGCATAG
- the ykuV gene encoding thiol-disulfide oxidoreductase YkuV: MPLRIGTPIPDLRGVTEWLNAEPDWEALKTHPVLVHFWSVSCHLCHENMPKVLQWRDAYTPVGLQVIAIHMPRADWETDVETVRQKATELGINHPCGIDNLHRVAEAYENQWVPAYYLFDHEGKLRGRTAGHAGLSMLENTLKRLFETQ, translated from the coding sequence ATGCCTTTGCGCATAGGCACGCCGATACCTGACCTGCGTGGCGTCACCGAGTGGCTCAACGCCGAGCCGGATTGGGAAGCGTTGAAAACCCATCCGGTACTGGTCCACTTCTGGTCGGTGAGCTGTCATCTCTGCCACGAAAACATGCCGAAAGTGCTACAGTGGCGTGATGCGTACACTCCAGTGGGTCTGCAGGTGATCGCTATCCACATGCCTCGCGCCGACTGGGAAACCGATGTGGAGACCGTTCGGCAGAAGGCAACGGAGCTGGGCATCAACCATCCCTGCGGCATCGACAACCTGCATCGCGTGGCGGAGGCTTATGAGAACCAGTGGGTGCCTGCCTACTACCTCTTCGACCACGAGGGCAAGTTGCGTGGACGAACGGCAGGACACGCAGGCTTGTCCATGCTGGAGAACACCCTGAAACGCCTCTTCGAAACGCAGTAA
- a CDS encoding coproporphyrinogen III oxidase, whose product MSLERVSIYVHIPFCVKRCAYCDFNTYAWRGSIVRRTLEAIRAHVESTDAEDVVVPTIFFGGGTPSFPEPEWIIGILEAIRRRFRVLPDAEISLEANPGSADRSRFAILRQAGFNRLSMGVQAFDDRLLQVLGRVHSSAEAIRSYEAARAAGFENINLDLMFALPSQTIRHWQRTLRTAISLQPEHLSCYALTIEPNTPFYTMHQQGLLQLPDEEEDLRMYQHAIRVLPRAGYEHYEISNFARPGYRCQHNMVYWRNEQYLGFGPGAVSYRHGVRWKCLSNPRRYVQAVSEGLSLVEEEERLDADASLGETIMLMLRLRDGVDVKAVEQRYGVNLTQRYAPQLHRLQRLRLLEVTSHYWRITPKGLPIANTICAEFLA is encoded by the coding sequence ATGAGCCTCGAGCGCGTCTCCATATACGTGCACATACCTTTCTGCGTCAAGCGCTGCGCCTACTGTGACTTCAACACCTACGCCTGGCGCGGCAGTATCGTGCGCCGCACGCTGGAGGCGATACGCGCCCACGTCGAGAGTACGGATGCAGAGGACGTGGTGGTGCCTACTATCTTCTTCGGAGGGGGGACACCATCTTTTCCCGAGCCCGAATGGATTATCGGTATTCTGGAAGCCATCCGCCGCCGCTTTCGCGTATTGCCCGATGCTGAAATCAGCCTGGAGGCAAACCCCGGCTCAGCGGACCGCTCGCGCTTCGCGATACTCAGGCAGGCAGGATTCAACCGGCTCAGCATGGGCGTGCAGGCGTTCGACGACCGCCTGCTACAGGTGCTAGGAAGAGTACACTCCTCTGCGGAGGCGATACGCTCCTATGAGGCGGCACGTGCTGCAGGTTTCGAGAACATCAATCTGGACCTGATGTTCGCCCTGCCCAGTCAGACCATACGCCACTGGCAGCGCACTCTGCGCACCGCGATCAGCCTGCAGCCGGAGCACCTCTCCTGCTACGCTCTGACCATCGAGCCGAACACACCGTTCTACACCATGCACCAGCAAGGGTTGCTCCAGCTGCCCGACGAGGAAGAAGACCTGCGGATGTATCAGCACGCCATTCGCGTTCTGCCCCGTGCAGGCTATGAGCACTACGAAATCTCCAACTTCGCCCGACCGGGCTATCGGTGCCAGCACAACATGGTCTACTGGCGCAACGAGCAGTATCTCGGCTTCGGCCCGGGGGCGGTATCCTATCGGCATGGCGTCCGATGGAAGTGCCTGAGCAATCCACGTCGCTATGTGCAGGCGGTGTCGGAGGGGCTTTCGCTGGTAGAGGAGGAGGAACGCCTGGACGCGGATGCTTCTCTGGGCGAGACCATCATGCTGATGCTTCGCCTGCGGGATGGCGTGGATGTGAAGGCAGTAGAGCAGCGATACGGGGTGAACCTGACGCAACGCTACGCCCCCCAGCTCCACCGGCTGCAGCGCCTGCGACTGCTGGAGGTCACCTCCCATTACTGGCGTATCACCCCTAAAGGACTACCGATCGCCAATACCATCTGCGCGGAGTTTCTGGCATGA
- a CDS encoding peroxiredoxin — translation MSENTPMYCSKAKVGKPAPDFTMFTTADMDKLQSKVSLSDYRGKWLVLFFYPLDFTFVCPTEILALSDRYEEFVELGADVLGVSVDSVYSHRAWINTPREKNGLAGLKFPLASDITKQVSRDYGVLVEEEGVALRGLFIIDPDGILQYAVIHNLNVGRSVDETLRVLEALQTGGLCPADWKPGQKTLSSGG, via the coding sequence ATGTCCGAGAACACACCAATGTACTGCAGTAAAGCCAAGGTGGGCAAACCTGCCCCTGACTTCACGATGTTCACCACTGCCGATATGGATAAGCTCCAGTCGAAGGTTTCCCTATCGGACTACCGCGGCAAGTGGCTGGTACTGTTCTTCTACCCTCTGGACTTCACCTTCGTGTGCCCCACCGAGATCCTCGCCCTCTCTGACCGCTATGAGGAGTTCGTGGAGCTGGGCGCGGATGTGCTGGGGGTATCGGTGGACTCCGTGTACTCGCACCGGGCGTGGATTAACACCCCGCGCGAGAAGAACGGACTGGCTGGCTTGAAGTTCCCGCTGGCGTCCGACATCACGAAGCAGGTGTCGCGCGACTACGGCGTGCTGGTGGAAGAAGAGGGCGTTGCCCTGCGCGGTCTGTTTATCATCGACCCCGACGGCATCCTGCAGTACGCCGTGATACACAACCTGAATGTCGGGCGCAGTGTGGACGAAACGCTGCGCGTGCTGGAAGCACTGCAGACGGGTGGCTTGTGCCCCGCCGACTGGAAACCTGGCCAAAAGACACTGAGCTCGGGGGGTTAA